A segment of the Deinococcus roseus genome:
CGAGGACATCATCATTGACCGGGGCATTTTTGTGGCCGGGGCAGGCAATTTGCAGTTCAGCATCAAACGCCCCGATTCCATTCTGGGCAATGCCCTCTCTGGCGAAGGCATGTTTCAGACCCTGATCAAGGGAAGCGGCATTGTGGCCCTCTACACCCCGGTCCCAGAACCCGAAATCATGGTTGCAGAGCTGAACAACGAAAAGCTGGTGGTGGATGGGAACTTCGCCATTGCCCGCACTGCAGGAGTGCGCATGACGGTTCAGAAATCCAGCAAGGGCATACTGGCCTCTGCCCAGTCTGGAGAGGGTCTGGTGACGGTGTTTGAGGGCACAGGACAGGTCTGGCTGACCCCGACGGTGGGGATGTACTGATCAGAACAACCTGCCCTGGTCCTCTTCCTGCACCTGCCCAGCAACCTGCTGTTCTCCCTGACGGATTCTGTCCAGCACAGCCTTGACTTCCTTGATGTCCTTCCAGGTCAGGCTCTTGGGGCCTCCGACTTGCCTGGTGGGATTGCGCAGCAGAAATGCCGGGTGGTAAATGGGCATCAGGCGGGCTTTGAACCCACTCTCGTGCCTGAATTCGTACCAGTTGCCTCTGGTGCGGGTGATGCCCTGGCGGGTGTTCAAAAGAAACTGGGTGGGCACATTCCCCAGCGTCACCATCACTTTGGGCTGGACGATGGAAAGCTGCTGGTCCAGCCACTGTTTGCAGGCGGCCACCTCGTCGGGTTCAGGGTTGCGGTTCTGGGGTGGGCGGCATTTGACCATGTTGGCAATGTAAACCGATTCCCTGGGAAGCTGCACCGCCCCGA
Coding sequences within it:
- a CDS encoding AIM24 family protein → MLSIRRKETQGCVLEVMEYQKLLGNPQSASEMYYREKQGIKLRTLRATLSGGKLLAEPGQLQYMKGNIELKVESGGGVGGFLQRAVSAALTGETVFKTEYTGSGTIFLEPTWKNYLLLELSEDIIIDRGIFVAGAGNLQFSIKRPDSILGNALSGEGMFQTLIKGSGIVALYTPVPEPEIMVAELNNEKLVVDGNFAIARTAGVRMTVQKSSKGILASAQSGEGLVTVFEGTGQVWLTPTVGMY
- a CDS encoding uracil-DNA glycosylase — protein: MDRAAELFRHQQAAEVCKSCRLCETRTKVVYGEGNPHSDVMFIGEGPGRDEDISGRPFVGQAGQLLDQIIGAVQLPRESVYIANMVKCRPPQNRNPEPDEVAACKQWLDQQLSIVQPKVMVTLGNVPTQFLLNTRQGITRTRGNWYEFRHESGFKARLMPIYHPAFLLRNPTRQVGGPKSLTWKDIKEVKAVLDRIRQGEQQVAGQVQEEDQGRLF